The window GAGGATATTCATTCCCTCTCTGTACCAGAAATTCCTTCTTTAGTCTCAGTTTCACCTGGTCTTTATCTTGTATATACTGCCTATGCAGACTCTTATTTGCTTAAGTTCAGGACAATTACGCCAAAAGAGATGCAGACAGGTTTGTTGAGGTATGGATTTGGCATGTAATTGTCTAACTGGTCTGGTAAATGTGGTTTTGTTTTCCATGCAAATCATCTGATCATAATGCTAACCAAATTCCAGTCCAATTTAATACTCAATATAGCAAATAGAAATTAAACACCTAGAGGATTACTTTCCATTAAAAaggtctttctttttctctgatTTATGAGGCACTTTGTCTCCTTCCAAAGAGAGAAATTAAGGAAAGACGTGGAGAGCAGGGGAGCCGGGATTTTTCCATACCACTTCagttttcaattaaaatatttggcCATGAATTTCTATGTTGTTCACTTCTTCTAATATTTGATCATGGCTTGGAAATGCAGGATTGCTAGTAAGTTGGAGTGGGGGCTATTATATGTCCTTGCAAGGGATGGGGTGGGCATGCTGTCTAAGGAAACTGTTATATTTGGCCATGGATTTCTATGTTGTTCACTTCTCTTTTCAGTGAATGAATTATGCATCAAACTTTCATTCAACTTATTTTTCTAGCAGAAACCTAAAccattgattaaaaaaaaaaaaaagaacaaaaaatctGTAAAGGGTAATATAAATTAGCAAAACTCTTCGTCcccattaaagaaaaaactgGAAAACCAGAGAAAATTTGGATATGATCAATTATTGATACCCATATGATCTGAAGTAAAGCTATAATGCGCTGCAGATAGCTAATGTTAGCAGACTCTAGTTAATATTAGCAGTCGGCATCTTACGTTAGCAGgatataattttatgttaaaagtCTATAATGTTAGCTAgcagaatatatatatatatatatatattatgttaaaGTCTATAATGTTAGCAGACTCTAGTTTCCTGCTTTAAGCTAAAGTCGGCATTTTATGTTAGCAGACTCGATCAGATGTTAGCAGAATGTAAGGAGTGGTCCCGTCTGAGCATCTTGTGTACCTGAGCTTTGTGATTTGTCTCTCCGCAGCCGGTAAGCTTGACGGGAGTTGTGTTTAGCTAGGTAAACTCCTAGCTTGCAATCAAAGAACCAGACCCCTTGTAAACCTTTAATCGCCTCCTGAGCCAAAAGCTTTATCGGGGTGTAGTTTTTGGGGGAAGGTTTCCCAAAAAACCCGTAGTGATTTCATCCCTCCCCttctctttaaaaattttccaaagaagaaagagcatTGGAACCCTTCCTCTCCCTTTCCTTCCCTgttccttcttttttctccaattcaatctaaacATCACTGTACTTGTAAATTTGAGAGTATAGAGGGATGCCTGCATTTGTCATTTATTTAGAGTATATAGGGAATCCATAATGTTACAATCATCATGATgattattttcttcatatatatTCCATCATATTAATTAGTCTACCAAGAACAGGCAGATTATGTTGAACTTTTGAGAAAGGTAAAGAAAATTCTCAGCAAATAAGATGAATAAGAAAAACAGAGGCTTAGCTTGTCATTTCACGATTTCAACATTTATCAGCATATGACCACATGAgagcaaaaaggaaaatgccAGCACTACAAATAACAAACCAGCGGCCTGCAACACCACTGGTTGGCGTTTTCCttctaaaataaaacaaaaaaaagcaCGCGGACAAGCCTATTCACACTGCAGAATATAAAAGATACTTTGATACAGTCACGTGGTAGTCCATGTGACTTCATCTTCTTCCtatttaaaagattatttcACACCATTCTCCATTGTTGCATAGATACATTCCAGCTTCACTagattattttcttcattggttctttttttttttcccaataaaacatataaataaaggtGGGGACACAGACATAACTAGCAGCCGGTAGAAGCAGCTTGATCCTGGTTGAATCAATATGAATATGCTGAAGGGAAACCTTGGTATGGATCGCCAAGTGCAGCAAAGTTGCCAGGGCGTGAGAAAACAACCTACAATATGTAAGAAATTAACTCAAATCTGAGCTCGAAATTAAGATCTTGGACCATCTGCAGATCTTTCAACCAGAACaatttcataaaacatgaatgatattcTGCAACATAACATGTAAGTAGAAGTTAATTAGCTATGATCATATCATATTTAGTACCAAGGAATCTCAAACAGATTAAGGAGTGCAAGAGCATAGATTTAAACGTAATGGGGCATCCATAACTTTCCCTTTTCTACAGGTCCAGGTCCATTAATACATTTCAAGTAGATAAAGTCAAGTGAGATGGAGCCAAATAGCAATTCATTTTTCCACTGTTTTCATATTTACCTGGTAAGTTTCAAGAGTACGTGACTTAAAACCAGCTGCAGcataatcaaaaaaatattccCATGTCCTCGTGAATTTTTCATCGAACCCCAAGGCCAGAATTTTGCTGAGacaaaaacaattaataatcccctatcaaaatatattactTTGGTAACCTAGTAGGAAAACCAGACAGAATCCGAAACAGATACTTTATATATACAATTGTCGTCATGCTAATCAAACTAGGCATCTGTACAAGAGAATTTGATATGTACCTCTTGTTTTTCAGGAAATTTTTTCTCCAACCTTTAAGTGTTTGGACATAATTAGATCCTATGTTTTCCACATGCTCCACACTGCATTCATAGTCGtccaattaatttatagaaaaaataaaagaggtagaacaaagagaaagtaAGGCTGAGCTAGCTAGAAAGTTGACCTGAGTCTGGACGCCGTAGCCATGGCTGATAACATCCTAGTCAGTGAAAGCAAGCATGCACCAGGGAAGATATATTCTTTCGCAAAGCCTGGACTTCGTAGGTACTCATGGTAAAGCCCCTCCGTAACCGATGTGAACTAAGGAAAAATGACTACTGATCTTAGCTTCTTGACTATTAGCAGAGTCTTGAAAGGTCAAACTTTTATAACATGGCTGGGCCCAATATTGTACAATATTGGTGATGCAGCACCAAAAGGTGTGAATGGTTCTGACTTCTTTTGTGGTTATGTGGCGTAAAAGGTGTGCTGTTGGACTCAGGTCATATTTTTGTCAACTAGCTGTGtagatataataatattttgagttTGAGGCTCTGGAACTTTTGTAAATCTGATCCATAAGTAAAAAGGGCATAGTAAGTGTACAGGAATATGGGATTTTTAGTAAATATGGAGAGGGGGATGGGTTATGGGTATGGGCTTCCAGTGACTTGTTGGATGGGGCCACGACTAATGAAATCTTGATGTAATTTCAAGAATTAATGAAATATTggcttatttaaatataaatatatgagCAGGTAACATTTCTGTTGTTGCCATTTTATCATTACCTGAAGGACAAAAAGCCCATCCTTTGCCAGTATTGACTCACAGCATCTAAAAAACTCCTCAATAtattcattgccaacatgttctGACATCTCACTGAAGAAGGCATTTGATAATCTTGGCATTTGTTTGTCAACCAAGTGAGTGCTTGATATAAATTTATAGGGTAAAGAACTTACCAAGAAATGATTCTGTCATATTTGCATGTCTTTGGTAACTGACGATAGTCACAAAGAAGAAACTTGATGTTGTCCTGATGGCAGAATTTGTTGAGTTTAAACAGGTATATAAGTGAAAGACCCGAGAAACAAAGTGCACATAGTTGATCACTatagaagaacaagaaaatttttacAGATACTTGCAAGCTAGTCTGTACCTGAAGTCCGGCTTCCTTCACTTTTGCTTCTGCATATTTCAGTTGTTCCTCTGATAGAGTGACGCCAGTGTATTTGCATCCGGTTCTTTTGACAACTTCAATAGCAAAGTATCCCCAACCACTTCCGAATTCAATAACTTCATGCCACTTCTCTATTCTTGCCTATATGTGTCAGAAAGGAAAACAATGAAACAAATAACCATGGCAAGGAGTGGAAGAATTCCATGAGACTTATAAATTCTCACTTTATCGATCAGAGAAGTGATTTTTCTTAGCTGTGCAACCTTCAGGTCATCATCTTCCGCCTACAAATTGGAATGATCATGACCATGACCATGTTAGAAGTTAAAGTCCCAAAAATTATGGAAGAGATTCCTTTTTCTCATACATTGCACAAGCAAAACCATATAAGCTGGAGTCTTGACCTTAAAAATTGCTGCGGAGTATTGCATTGTTTCATCCATGAATGACTCAAAAAGTTCATTACTCTGCAAATACAATTTGAGAAAAAGGGTAAGCTCTTTCTTTTGACAAATCCTGTCACAAACCGACATCATGAAGTATGAACGAGAAGGATCTAAATGCCTACGACCAAGGAAATCTAAAGCCTCtaagcaaaattcatctaatctcattagcacaatcaaaaagttaaaaatttgtGCTAGACCATCGAATCAATCCTATTGGAAAAGTTATTGAACAAAGTTTAGATTACCGAAATGGAAATTAATGACAACATTTAAGAGGGTTAATATATTGTTCTAATGCCATGAATTTAGGAGTCGTAATCACGTACCTGGTCATAATGACGAGAAATATTTCTACGAGCCTGAGTAAGAGTATTTTGTCTCAAGACTTGCTTAAGGAAATACTTTGCAGATGATATACTGGCTGTGAACAGTGCAGGTGTCCACCAGCCCCTACAGAGATCAATTGAATGCCAATATTCAATAACCAGTAGATGTTGTTAATTGATCATGCCACTATCAGAGGGTTATAAACCTTTTCTTAATCAGTCCTGAGGCGGAAGAGTTAGACTCCCTGTTGGCAATGAGTATCTGCAAATAAATCAAAGAAGATTCTGATGAAGCAAGTACCAACACAAGTTGAGATATATATGGCTAAACCATATCCTACCAGGATCAGATTCAGAAGACCTTCTTCTTTATCTTCGAACGAAAAATCTCCATGGATATATGCATCTGCAAGGCCTAAATCAGCTTCTGTCATAATCTGACAAAAAACACATATAAACGCTTGTCAGCAGCACTGGTGG is drawn from Theobroma cacao cultivar B97-61/B2 chromosome 4, Criollo_cocoa_genome_V2, whole genome shotgun sequence and contains these coding sequences:
- the LOC18603295 gene encoding tuberculostearic acid methyltransferase UfaA1, whose product is MSVLGNNFFHLSYISISFIYSRILLSDFCLLEKEGTVLTFTGSMEKCSLKVVLKVHNPQFYWKIMTEADLGLADAYIHGDFSFEDKEEGLLNLILILIANRESNSSASGLIKKRGWWTPALFTASISSAKYFLKQVLRQNTLTQARRNISRHYDQSNELFESFMDETMQYSAAIFKAEDDDLKVAQLRKITSLIDKARIEKWHEVIEFGSGWGYFAIEVVKRTGCKYTGVTLSEEQLKYAEAKVKEAGLQDNIKFLLCDYRQLPKTCKYDRIISCEMSEHVGNEYIEEFFRCCESILAKDGLFVLQFTSVTEGLYHEYLRSPGFAKEYIFPGACLLSLTRMLSAMATASRLSVEHVENIGSNYVQTLKGWRKNFLKNKSKILALGFDEKFTRTWEYFFDYAAAGFKSRTLETYQVVFSRPGNFAALGDPYQGFPSAYSY